In the genome of Notamacropus eugenii isolate mMacEug1 chromosome 5, mMacEug1.pri_v2, whole genome shotgun sequence, one region contains:
- the LOC140503513 gene encoding olfactory receptor 2L3-like, with amino-acid sequence MEEWNQTTTGFFLLGLFPPNKTGLLLFLLVVLIFLIAFLGNSTMILLIWMDHYLHTPMYILLSQLSLMDLMYIFSIVPKMAVNYLSGDNFISLVACGFQSFCFLVIAGGEGLLLSSMAYDRYVAICRPLHYPILMNKRMCLLMIGGSWISSSINSIFHTVYAFCMPYCKSRIINHFFCDIPAMLPLVCMDTWAYEYTVLISTNIFLFVPVIGIMSSYGRVLYAIHHMHSFQGRKKAFTTCSTHLTVVTFYSAPFLYTYLRPPSLRSPEEDKNLAVFYTILTPMLNPIIYSLRNKEVLGALQRVFGRSLCKKE; translated from the coding sequence ATGGAGGAATGGAATCAGACCACCACTGGTTTCTTCTTGCTGGGGCTGTTTCCCCCAAACAAAACTGGactgctcctcttcctccttgttGTCCTCATCTTCCTAATCGCCTTCTTGGGTAACTCAACCATGATTCTCCTCATCTGGATGGATCACTACCTCCATACCCCAATGTACATTCTGCTTAGTCAGCTCTCTCTCATGGATCTAATGTATATTTTCAGTATAGTTCCCAAAATGGCTGTCAACTACTTGTCTGGGgacaatttcatttctttggtggCTTGTGGATTCCAAAGTTTCTGTTTTTTAGTCATAGCTGGTGGTGAAGGGTTACTGTTGTCATCTATGGCCTATGACCGCTATGTGGCCATTTGCCGCCCCCTCCATTACCCCATTCTCATGAACAAGAGAATGTGCTTGCTGATGATTGGAGGGTCCTGGATCTCTTCATCCATCAATTCTATTTTCCATACAGTGTATGCATTCTGTATGCCCTACTGCAAGTCCAGAATCATTAATCATTTCTTCTGTGATATCCCAGCCATGTTGCCTCTGGTCTGCATGGACACCTGGGCCTATGAGTACACAGTGCTCATCAGcaccaatatttttctttttgttcctgtCATTGGTATCATGTCTTCATATGGTCGGGTTCTCTATGCCATTCATCATATGCACTCATTCCAGGGGAGGAAGAAAGCCTTCACTACCTGTTCTACTCACCTGACTGTGGTCACATTCTACTCTGCcccatttttatatacatatctaAGGCCACCATCTCTACGTTCCCCAGAAGAAGACAAGAACTTGGCTGTCTTCTACACCATCCTCACTCCTATGCTCAACCCCATTATCTATAGCCTGAGGAATAAGGAGGTATTGGGGGCCCTCCAGAGAGTCTTTGGGAGATCCTTATGCAAAAAAGAGTAG